From one Microbulbifer sp. A4B17 genomic stretch:
- a CDS encoding biopolymer transporter ExbD: protein MSKRQNTAEEEAGAIDLTPMLDVVFIMLIFFIVTATFIKEPGADVEKPEATTAELKAASILVAINDSDEVWIAKEKVDERQVRIVLERLYSENPKGWLVIQPDKGASIEKIALIAEAARKIGIKKVSVATEKS, encoded by the coding sequence ATGAGCAAAAGACAAAATACGGCAGAAGAAGAAGCCGGCGCAATTGACCTCACGCCCATGCTGGACGTGGTGTTTATCATGCTGATCTTCTTTATCGTCACCGCAACCTTTATCAAGGAGCCAGGTGCTGATGTTGAGAAGCCGGAAGCGACGACCGCTGAACTCAAGGCCGCCTCTATCCTGGTAGCGATCAACGACAGTGACGAGGTCTGGATTGCCAAAGAGAAGGTTGATGAGCGTCAGGTACGAATTGTCCTGGAGCGTCTCTACTCGGAAAACCCGAAAGGGTGGTTGGTAATTCAGCCCGATAAGGGAGCGAGTATTGAGAAGATTGCCCTGATTGCAGAAGCAGCCAGGAAAATTGGTATCAAGAAAGTTTCGGTCGCTACAGAGAAGAGTTAA